TTTTTTATTTGCTTGCTTGTAAAGTTGTTTCGCGCTGATGTTTTTTTTATCGAATCCAGAACCTTCTAGGAATATTAGTGTTCCATTAATTTCTTTTGATTTTGGTAGTTGCAAAGTATATCCTCTTTGGATAAAAGAGAAAAAATCTTTCTCTCCATTACCAATTCGTATACTGTCTTTTTGTAAAGGAGAATATTCTTCAATAGTTTCTTGGGCACTCGTTATTTGACAAAGCAATGAAAAGCCCAAAAAGATAAATAAGTGAAGTGCTATTTTTCTGTTATTCATGTTCTAATTACGACAAGGAAGTTTTGTCGTTTAAATATTTAATGATAATTCCGAGTTGACCGAGATGATAAATATCGTGATGAAGTATTCCTTTCAGCAAAAAGTTATAGTTAAAATTTCCCTTAAAATCAGTATCGTAATATTCTTCGTGGAGAAATTGATCGTCTTTTTCTTTTAGCAATTTTATAAGTTCATATAAACTAGAATCATATTCTGACTTTATATTTTTCCAGCCTTTTAGCTTTAATTGATTATTTGATAACCAATTT
This genomic window from Tenacibaculum sp. 190524A05c contains:
- a CDS encoding DinB family protein codes for the protein MNILLNHILEQLIEIQNGQNWIGGSYEKKLNRVSDELIFIRPKKDLHSIAEIISHLTLWRKEAILKIKTGKGSKTDDCEENWLSNNQLKLKGWKNIKSEYDSSLYELIKLLKEKDDQFLHEEYYDTDFKGNFNYNFLLKGILHHDIYHLGQLGIIIKYLNDKTSLS